One Pristiophorus japonicus isolate sPriJap1 chromosome X, sPriJap1.hap1, whole genome shotgun sequence genomic region harbors:
- the rdh5 gene encoding retinol dehydrogenase 5, with the protein MWVYLLTAVFLLAIGWLIRDRQKIQDVRDKCVLITGCDTGFGNLLAKHLDRKGFRVLAGCLTQKGVDTLQRSNSSRLKAVLLDVTDYSSIQKAADWVQAEVGEKGLWGLVNNAGRAIPIGPTEWMKMEDYYKVLNVNLLGLMEVTLTFLPLVKKARGRVVNMASIMGRIAFAGGGYCLSKCGVESFSDSLRRDMHYFGVRVCIIEPGFFKTALTNIECIENDLQRLWDRLTPEVRESYGQKYFEKYVKVQRFSMHALCGSDLSKVTNCIEHALTARHPRTRYAVGWDAKLFWIPLSYMPTILGDFMLAVLLPKPSQSVH; encoded by the exons ATGTGGGTGTATCTCCTCACTGCGGTTTTTCTGCTTGCCATTGGCTGGCTTATCAGGGACCGCCAGAAGATTCAAGATGTCAGAGACAAGTGTGTCCTTATCACTGGATGTGACACAGGCTTTGGCAACCTCCTGGCAAAGCACCTGGACCGGAAAGGATTCCGTGTCCTTGCTGGCTGCCTGACACAAAAAGGGGTGGACACCCTGCAGAGGAGCAACTCATCCAGACTGAAAGCGGTCTTGCTCGATGTGACTGATTACAGCAGCATACAGAAGGCAGCGGACTGGGTCCAGGCAGAGGTGGGAGAGAAAG GACTCTGGGGGCTGGTCAACAATGCGGGCAGAGCTATTCCCATTGGTCCAACAGAATGGATGAAAATGGAGGATTATTATAAGGTCCTGAATGTGAATCTGCTCGGATTGATGGAGGTTACGCTAACCTTTCTCCCATTGGTTAAGAAGGCCAGGGGGCGGGTCGTGAACATGGCCAGTATTATGGGGAGGATAGCATTTGCAGGTGGCGGATACTGTCTGTCAAAATGTGGAGTGGAGTCTTTCTCCGACAGTCTGAG ACGGGACATGCACTATTTTGGTGTTCGGGTTTGCATCATCGAGCCTGGCTTCTTCAAGACGGCTTTGACAAACATAGAATGCATTGAAAACGACTTACAGCGACTTTGGGACAGACTGACTCCAGAAGTCCGCGAGAGTTATGGACAGAAATACTTTGAAAAGT ATGTGAAGGTCCAGAGGTTCTCCATGCATGCGTTATGTGGCAGTGACTTGTCCAAAGTCACAAACTGTATAGAGCACGCTCTAACCGCCAGACACCCTCGCACACGATATGCTGTCGGCTGGGATGCCAAGTTATTCTGGATTCCGCTCTCTTACATGCCGACCATCCTTGGTGACTTCATGCTTGCTGTTCTGTTGCCAAAGCCATCCCAAAGTGTTCACTAA